The Treponema sp. Marseille-Q3903 genomic interval GCATCTTTTATATATCAAATAAAAAAACTAAATTTGATAAAAATAAATGGGATAAAGTAAGTCATAGATTTGAAATGTCTGATGATTTAATTCAAATATTAGAAAAGAAAAGGCTAAATAAGGAAAAAGTTTTAGAATTACTTGGAACTGCAGCCGTTGAAATGGAATACACTAAAGATAATGAATTTTCACATTTCTTAAAACAAGGAGCTATTTTTACCCTTGGAATGCCTTTTACCTATTTATCAATTAAATTCGATGATAGTGAAAATTATATTTCACCAAAAATATATTCCTTTGAATTTTAATGAAACTTTGGTTTTAGCATTAAAGAATAGATAAAAACTATATTGACGTACGTAATAATGTACATTATACTAATGATAGAGGTGTTATATGCATGCGATGAACGTAACTCAAGCAAGGGCAAAGCTTTTTCAGCTTATTGCAAATGTAAATTTCAATTCAGAACCAATTACTCTTACAAATAGTAAAGGAAAAAATGCTGTATTAATTGGAGAAGATGATTGGAATGCGATTCAGGAGACTTTATATTTAAACTCGATTCCGGGAATGTATGATTCTCTTAAAAATGGAATTGAAACTCCATTAAGCGAATGTATTTCAGAAAAAGATGTAGAGTGGTAAATGTATAAAATTGTATATGAAAAACAAGCTATAAAGGATATACAGAATTTGAAATCAGCAAAACTGGATGGTAAAGCCAAAGAACTGATAGAAATTGTTAGGAAATATCCTTTTCAAAATCCACCACCATATGAAGCTTTGGTAGGAAATCTGTCAGGTCTTTTTTCCAGAAGATTAAATATTCAGCATAGATTTGTCTATCAAGTTTATGTTGAAAGAATAGTAGAAGATACTATTGAATATGAGGGCACAGTAAAAATTATTAGAATGTGGTCACACTATGAGAATTTGAAATAACACATAACACCGTTTTCAAAGCCGACAAACGGGACCGAGCCCGTTTGCGGTTTAAAACGATGTTAGGTTGACGCTTCGCGCAAAGGGATAAAATGCAAAAAAAGAAAAAAATTAACCTATTTCATAAAATACTTGAAAACCGGCGAAAAGTATTTTTTATTCATTACTCATGTCAAAGCTTAAGTGATGATAATGAAGGATATTCTCCTCGAATAACATCAATAGCAGTATTGCACCTCGAAAGCTCTCAAATGTATAGTTTTTCTATGCATTTGTCAGCTGAAGATCTAGAAATTCAACGAAGTGATATTGGAGATAATTATGATAAGATTGAGATTAATATGCTAAGTAAGTTCGTTGAATTCTTAAACAAAAATATAGAAAATACGTATTGGGTGCATTGGAATATGACAAATATTAATTATGGATTTGAAGCTATAAAACATAGATATAAGATACTTGCAAAAAGCGAAATGCCAGATATTCCAGAATTAAATAGATTTAATCTTTCTAATCTCCTAAAGAAAAAGTATGGTTCTAAATATGCTGATGATCCAAAATTAGTAAACTTAATGATTCTTAACGGGGGGAAGGATAGAAATTTTCTCTCAGGGGAGGAAGAAGTAAGAGCATATAAAGCAAATGAATTTGTAAAACTCCATAACTCAACAATGTGTAAAGTATATTTTTTTAGGGATGTGTTTAATAAAGCATATAATAATAAACTTAGAACAAAAACAAATCAATTTAGATATAGAGTAAATGAAATATACCAAAGTCCAATTGTACAAATAATTGGAATAATTGGTGTTTTTGGAACAATAATTGGTGTTTTTGGAACAATAATCGGATTAATAATTAGATAATTTAATTTAAACCTAACACCCGCTTCAACCTGACATTGCGGACGAGCCGCAAATGCAGGTTAAGCGAATGTTATGTGGACGCCCGCACTGGGGCGCTGTTTTTTGGGGAAGATATGAACTGTTTTAAAACTATAATCGAATTACAAGAAATCCTTTTTCCACAATTTTATACAGTAAAAGATTCTAAAAATAATGAATATATATTTTTAAAAACTGGAGATTCTGTAATAAATTCATTACATAAGGTAACTGACAAAACTCAATTAGAAGCTTATGAAAATCATTTTCACATCTGTGATAAAGTAAAGAAAAGTGTACAACAGACAGCTTTTGCCTGTGCAAAGTTAATTACAAGTAATTTAATTGAACAACTGAAAATTAAATTCAAACAATCTATGTATATTTTGATTGTAATTTTAAAGAGCATATTATAATAAGATTTCATCAAATTTGGAAAAATGAAGAACCGTATCATAATGTAAAGGATTTTCCTAATATGGAAGTCTATAAAATTGGAATAAAATAATTAATTGAAGTTTAGGGGTAGGACGAGGAAGCGGTTATATTTATTTTTATAAATAAAAAAACTTATTCTTGTAAAAATACTAAAAATCGAGTCAAGCCCGATTTTAATTAAAGGATATGAAATGAATAAAAATGCAATTGGAAAACTGATTTTAATTGGAATTAGGTATTATAATAACAATAATGAATTGTTGGAACAATATCAGACAAGTGGAATCATAGAATCTATTACTGACAAAGAAATTAAAATAAAAAGAGAAAATTACAAAGAATTATTTACAATTCCAAATGATGATAGAGCTATTATGGAAGCAAAGCCCGGTGACTATAGAGAAAGACAAAGTGGCAAAGTAATTAAAAATCCAGATTATATATCACAATGGACAGTTACTGGAAATGGCAGTAAAGAGAATATTGATAATTATAAAAAAAAGGATTTGAATTAAAGTAATACACATAACAAAGGTTCGTAGCCGACACGCGGACAAGCCGCGTGCGGCACAACCATTTGTTAGTTTGACAAGATTTAACACAAAAGGAGTACGCAATTGAGCAAAATTATAATAGCTTTACTACAATTAATGCCGGGGAACTCTCTTGTTGAAAATATGCATATCGGTATAGCAGCTTGTCACAAGGCAAAAAACATGGGAGCAGATATAGCATTATTTCCTGAAATGTGGAGTAGCGGTTACGAAATCCCTAAATCTGTAAATGAATTAAAGAGTAAAGCAATTAGTAAAAATGATGCATTTATACATTCATTCTCGGATTTAGCAAAAGAATTGCAAATGGCTATCGGTATAACATTTCTTGAAAAGTATGAGCCATTACCACGAAACAGTATGTGTCTGTTTGATAGATTTGGCAAAGAACTATATACCTATGCAAAAGTGCATACATGTGTTTTTGGAGATGAAAAAAATTTAATGCCCGGTAATGATTTTTATGTATCTGAATTAGACACAGAGCACGGTTGTGTAAAAATAGGTTCAATGATTTGTTATGATAGAGAATTTCCTGAGAGTGCACGAATACTCATGCTCAAAGGTGCAGAAATACTACTTGTACCGAATGCATGTCCAATGGAAATTAATAGGATTTCACAATTAAGAGCAAGAGCATTTGAAAATATGGTTGGCATTGCAACTGTTAATTATCCAAAAGGAAAACCCGATTGTAATGGTCATTCTACAGCATTTGACGGTATTGCCTATAAAATTGATGAACCATATTCACGAGATACATTAATAATAGAAGCCGGAGCGGAAGAAGGAATATATATCGCAACTTTTAATATAGAAGAGTTAAGAAAATATAGAAGTAGAGAAGTTCATGGCAACGCATACCGACAGCCGGCAAAATATAAGATTTTATTATCGGAAGAGAAACAAGAGCCGTTTATCCGTAAAGATTATAGAAAATCAGCAAACTAACACCCACTTCAACCTGACATTGCGGACAAGCCGCGAATGCAGGTTAAGCGAATGTTAGACGGATGCCTTACGGCACGATAAACTGTAACTTTGAAAATAGTATGTATTTTTATAAATTAAAGCTTAAAACCCAAATTAATAGCTTGGTTTTTTGAATAAAGTTATGTTTTATTATAATGGCTATTTGAATAAGGAAAAATAAACTTTTATCTAAGTGTTTTTTAACTTGTTAAGGGGATATAAATGAGAAAAATGATTAGAATTTGTGTTATATTTTTGAGTTGTATTATACTACCTGGCATCATTGGAGGTCTTACTAATTTAATAAACTCTATTGTAAGTCCGGACTACTTTATTAAAATAATGCATTGGGAAAGTATAAAAAATATTATACAAACAGCGATAGCTCAAGGTATATATCAAGGAATAATACAGGGAATGTTTTTTTTCATTAGTATTTTCTTGTGTTTATATTATTTCAAACAAAGCAGAATTAGCTGTTGTTTCAAGCATAAAATGGATTTTATTTATGGGCCTTATAACAATCGCACTTTGGGTGCTAGGTGGAATTATTGCGATATTATTATCAGTTCTCAGTCCTGAATTTTATAAAAAAACATTTATTGGAGTTCCGGATGAATTTGGCGCAATGATACGCTATGCATGGGTAGGAGGCTCGATTTGGGGCGTTTCTTTTGGTGGAATATTAGTAATGATAATTGGTACAATAATGTTTAGAAATAATTATAAACAGATTAAAGATAAAAAATATTAAAAATCGTCTAACACCCGCTTCAACCTGACATTGCGGATGAGCCGCAAATGCAGGTTAAGCGAATGTTAGATTGACACCGCATAGCAGTGCAAAAAATATTAAAACTAAGATTTTATGTGCACTAAAAATTATTTTATTGCACAATTAAGGAGGATAGTAATATGGCTTTTGATTTTAAAAAAGAATATAGGGAATTTTATCTGCCAAAAAACAAACCTGAAATTGTTGTTGTTCCAAAGGCAAATTATATTGCGGTTTGTGGAAAGGGAAATCCTAATGAAGAGAGCGGAGCGTATAAGCAGGCTGTGGGTATTTTGTATGCAATGGCGTATACATTGAAAATGAGCTACAAAACTGATTATAAAATTGAAGGTTTCTTTGAATATGTTGTTCCGCCTCTTGAGGGCTTTTGGTGGCAGGATGGAATAAGTGGGGTTGATTATTCTGACAAATCTTCTTTTAATTGGATTTCGGTAATTCGCTTGCCTGATTTTATTACGCAAAAAGATTTTGTATGGGCTATAGAAACTGCGTCGAAAAAGAAAAAGATTGATTGTTCATCAGCAGAATTTCTCACCATAGATGAGGGTTTGTGCGTTCAGATTATGCACATCGGTTCTTATGATGATGAGCCTGCCACTGTAAAACTCATGGAAGATTTTATAAAAGAAAAAGGCTATAAAAAAGATATAAATTTAAAAAGGCGTCATCATGAAATATATATTTCAGACCCAAGAAAAACAGCCTGAAAAATTGAAAACGGTAATTCGGCTTCCGATTAAGAAAGTTTAAAAGGAATGGAGGATGCATCTAACACCCGCTTCAACCTGCCATTTGTTTTGTCACGAAAGTTGCTTGACGGTCGTCTACGGCTCCCTTTTTTATGCAACTTTCGCGCCAACTTTGCCTTACGCTATACGCGTCGGCAAAGACACAAATGCAGGTTAAGCGAATGGTAGGCGGACGGCTCTACTAGATCCGCTTATTTTGCAAGTACAAAGTTTACATAAAATGGAGGTCCTTATGAAAAAGAAAATTATTGTATTTCTTGCAGTGATGTTTATATTCGTAGGTTGTAACAATTTAACATCGACAGAAACAGAATATACTGTTTGGACAGACCAAAGTACATATTCTTATTTTCAAACAAATTTCGGTACAACTCTAAATGACGGAATGTATGTTCGGTTAGAATTTACATCTTCTCAATGGAAACAGATTGCTAGTTCTATTACTAGCGAAGGTCGTCATTATTGGACAAAGAGTCAAATACAGGATTGGTTTATCGGTCGAGGCTTTGGTAATTCAGAAGCTAATCAAGAGTCTGCTTGGTTAACAACTATTGACCATGGATTTATAGCAAGTCGAACAGGCAACATAGTATATTATATTTTAAATTGAGAATATTTTAATTTTAGGTTTCAGGCTAAGAAGCGATCGGAAAATTCATATAGTTAAGGAAAATCTTAAAAAAAATAGATTAATCAAAATGGATGCAGAATGGGTTAAAAAAATAGAAAAACGCCTAACACCCGTTTCAACGCTGACAAACGGGACTGAGCCCGTTTGCAGGTTAAGCGCCTGTTAGAAGGACACCGCAGATGCAGCGCGTAATAATAAGGAGATAGAAATGAAATTACAAACTTACCAACAAATCCTAGATCACCTGAAAAAAGAGAAAAGAGAGAAACACTTGCTTATGGGAAATGGATTTAGTATTGCATATGACCCAAAAATATTTTCCTATAATGCATTGAGTGATTTTATTAAGAAAAGCGATAATTCTTTACTTATAAAACTTTTTGAAATTGTTAATACATATAATTTTGAACAAATTATGCAACAACTTAATATGAGTAAAAAAATAATTTCAGTGTTTGATTCTAAATCTCAAGGTTTACAAGAAATAGATAAATCCATTGAATTGTTAAAAGAAGCTTTAATTTCCGCTGTTAAAGCACTTCATCCTGAATATGTATTTTCTATTCCAGAAGAAAAAAGCATTGCTTGTGCGAGATTTCTTAGCGATTATTTGGGGACTAATGAAAGTATTTTTACAACTAACTATGATATACTTCTTTATTGGGTATTGATGCGTAATGAAATTCCAAATTGTATCGATGGATTTGGTCGAGACCTTGAAAATGATGATGGCGAATATATACCAGAGGAGGATCGTGAATATTCAGAACTCCGGTGGGGAAAACATAAAGATATTCAAAATATATTTTATCTACATGGAGCCTTACCAATTTTTGATGCTGGAATTGACATTATCAAGGAAGAATATGGTGGAAAATACATTCTTGATAAAATAAAGATGCGAATGGAAAAAGGAAATTATCCAATATTTGTTACAGCCGGTAATGGTGACGAAAAATTAAATCATATACTGCATAATCATTATTTGTCATTTTGTTATGATAAACTATCTACCATTAAAGGTTCGCTTGTAACATTTGGTTTCAATTTTGGCGAATATGATGAGCACATCATCAGAGCAATAAATCTTGCAGCAAAACAAGATATAAGAAATTGTTTAAGAAGTGTTTATATTGGTGTTTATTCTGATGATGATAAAAAACATATTGAACAAATTGAACATAAATTCAAATGTAAGGTTAATATTTTTGATACAAAAACTGCAAATATATGGAATTGAAAAAGCTTCTAACACCCGCTTCAACCTGACATTGCCTTTGCGGCAATGCAGGTTGGTCAGAACCCCGTTAACGTTGCTATTTTTAATCGGTGAACCCCAAATAAGGTTACGGTCAAAAAAGTACTGAACCCAATTACAGGTGACGCTTTTTGCAAGGAGTTTTTATGTTACCAAGTCCTGCAACAAAAGCGGCAGCAATTTCTGATTATCTGGCTGGTAAAGGCGGATATTTCAAGATTGCAAATGAGTATGGTATCAGTCCATTTACATTAAAAAAATGGGTTGAATCACCGGAAAAAGCCTTAAATCAATCGTCTCAAAAAGGTATAATCGAATTAGAAAGTTCTAAAAGCGATTATACAGGACTTATTGAGAGAAATGAATTGGAAAGCGAAGAACCTGAGTTTAAAACGAAAGATGCTGAAATTCGATATCTCAGAGATAAAGTTGCTTATCTGGAAACGTTGTCTGAACTGATGGGATATAACCCTAATCAGGTTGCTAAAAAAAAAGATTCGAATGCATTTTCCATCTTCTCAGCTCAGGACGATGTTCCAACGTCACCCGTCTCTGCTCAATCGCCGGAGTCTCAAAGAAGTGCTACTACGAATACCTCAGCGGACGAGAAAAAGTAAATCCGGATGCAGAATTGATACAGCTTATTGGATCAATTCAAATACAGCTCGATTATACTCTTGGCTATAGAGCAATGACCAGAAAGCTTATTTCTATGGGATATACGATAAATCATAAGAAAGTAGCTCGAATAATGCGTGAAAACAGCCTTAATTCAGTTGTTAGACGCAAAAAATATAGTCCAGAAGTATATGCAAGACGTAAAGCATTAAAAGAGACTGTACCAGCAAATGTGCTGAACAGAAACTTTTACAGTCCGATTCCAAGAACAATTTTTGTAACGGATATTACATATCTTTATACGAGTGATGGCGTTTATTATCTAAACATCATTGAAGACCTGTATAATCGTGAAGTTGTTGCATGGAAAATTGGAGCAAGTCCGGACTCATATCTTTGTATTGAGACGGTAAGATTATTGTCGGAGACAGTAGATTTGACTGATACTATAATTCATTCAGATCAAGGAAGTTCTTATACAAGTTATGATTACAGAGACTATCTGTTATCACTTGGAATTACTCAGAGCTGTTCTGATGTAGGAGAATGCTGGGATAATGCAGCAATGGAATCTTTTAATTCAATTCTGAAGACTGAAGGATTTTATGCTAAATGGACCAAGAAGGCATTTAAGGAATGTAAGATTTCTTCATCAGAAGTATTTGAGCAAGTCAGAAACTTTATTCTGTACTACAACAACTTCAGGCTTAAGAAAGATTTAGGGGATCTCTCCCCTGCTAGGTTTCTTGAAAAATTCCCTTTGGGGAAAGAATAAGGGTTGACCTAAACAACGATTTTTAGGATTATTTTGAATAGCAAATTCGTCACCTAATATGGGTTCATGTCAGGTTAAGCGAATGTTAGGTTGATGACGCACTGCGCCACTTGCTGTTAGTAAGTTAAATCTTCCGACATTTTTCTTTAAAAATTTGGGTAGTGTACACTACCCAAAGGAATTGAAAAGTTCCTTTGGGCGAAGTCTTGCTACGCTCGACTTCGCCCAAAAACAAAAGATAAAATCGATGGAGAATTTTATGAAAAAAATTGTTTCCCTTACACTGGCTGTGATAATGATTTTTTCGTTATCATCATGTTTGAGTTCTGACTTTGGAAAGGACTTATTAACACTAGAAAATGTTGAAACTCTTGATACTAAATCATTTGTTTTAACAGACATTTTAATCCAAACGGATTTTCAGTTGACAGAAAAATCACAAGCCTTAAATATTTTGAAGAAAATACCTGTTGATGAAATTCAAACTGATTTGATGGATAATTATGGAATTACATTAGATACTTCATTATTTCCAAAACAGTTGTTGGATGATTTAAATGTTGGTACATATGTAACTGATAAAGGACAGGCAACTGGCTTGTGGACATGGCAACATAAAACAGAAGAAAAAATGCAGTCCGCAAGTATGATGGTAGTCATAAACCTTTATAATCAAACTAATCCGATGTTTCTGTCTGTTTCGACATCCTTATATGATTCTACTGGCAAAAAGCTTACACATGTATATGGTGAAGAGAACTGGGCATCTGGTCATACGACGGCTGATAAGAATACAGCGGCAATTGTAAAATTCACAAAACATATTTCTCCTGATTACATTCAGACAAAAAATGGAATCGAAACATATGAATCTTATTATCAAAAAAATGCAAGCCTAGACGGTGGCATTTATGTAGATACAACATATCCTGTAAAAATCAGTGCCACAGTAGATGATCCAGGAGTTTTCATGCTTGTTGAAGGAATGACTTTTTATGATGCAATAATTAATGAAACCTACGAACCAAATAAAACTTATACAATTGAATATAAGGTAAACCGAGATACCTTTTCGAAATATGATTGGAAAGTAGAGTTTTCTAAGAAAGAAAACTAAAAGGTCAAATTTACAAAAAATGTTGCAATTTATGACAGAAAGAATAATATCTACTTGACTTCAGTCTTAACTTAAGTTATAGTTCATATATAAGGAAATCGCGTCTTTAATCGCGAGTATTATACGGAGGTCGTAAGTTGTCTTACGGCCTCGTTTCATTTATGGAAAAGTTACTTTTTTACTAAATCGAAAATAAATATATAGATTATCTCTCAAAGTTTTCAGAGCATTTATTTCAAAATGCTAAAATTACGCAGTCTTATTCAAGGAAATATATAGGCATTCTTTTTGAAATAAATGGATTTAAATATTTTGCTCCGCTGTCTTCGTTTAAGCCTAAACATAAAAGGTTAAGCGAAACAATCGACTTTATAAAAATTGGAGATATGGCAGTTATTAACTTAAATAATATGTTCCCGGTTTCAGATGGAATTTATTCACTAAAAAATCCAAAAACAGAAAAGAATTTACAGTACCAAACTTTATTAAATAATGAAATTCGTATTATTAGAAAGAAGCAAGAACTAATTATTAACAATGCAAAATCTGTATACAATCATAAACTAACAAATGATAGCAAATCAAAATTAAGTCAGCGTTGTAATGATTTTAAATTACTTGAAATCAAATGTAAGGAATATTCTGATTTAAGAAAGAAATAAAACCTAACAATATTTTCAAAGCCGACAAACGGGACAAGCCCGTTTGCGGTTTAAAACAATGTTATACGGACGGCTCAGTGAGCCGCTTTTGTTAATAGAAAAAAAAGTAAATTTCTGATATAGTAAAGCTATTATGGCAGGAAACAGCAATTTAAAGGATTCCGTTCGTCAAAAGCAAGACGAATTTTATACAAAATTATCACTCGTTGAAAATGAAATGAAGCATTACAGACAGCATTTCAAAGGAAAAGTTGTTTTATGTAACTGTGATGACCCATATGAATCAAACTTCTTCAAATACTTTGCCATGAATTTTAATGCTTTGGGCTTAAAAAAATTGATAGCGACTTGTTATGCAACTTCGCCAATAGCCCAAAAAGAACTTTCGTTGTTTCCAGACCTTTTTGATGAACCAACGGAGGAGAGGGCAAGCGACCACAGAAAACCGTACAAAGTTGAAATCTCAGAAGTTGCCGATTATAACAATGACGGTGCTGTAGATTTAAGTGATGTGGAATGGCTTTTAACAAATAAGAAAAATACAAGGGAACTTTTAAAAGGCGATGGAGACTTTAGAAGTGCAGAATGCATCGAGCTATTAAAGCAGGCTGATATTGTTGCCACCAATCCACCGTTTTCTCTTTTCCGCGAATATGTCGCACAACTAATGAAATATGACAAGAAATTTATCATCGTTGGCAACATGAATTCTGTCGCTTATAAAGAGTTTTTTCCATTACTTGCTGATTACAAAGTTTGGCTTGGATATAATAGCGGTCATTTTTGGTTTAAAGTGCCAAGTTCTTATGATGAAAAATCTACAGATTTCAAAATTGACGAAAATGGACAAAAATGGCGAAGAATGGGAAATATCTGCTTTTTTACAAATCTAGACATCGCAAAAAGACATGAAAGTATGATTCTTTTTAGAAATTATACTTCCTCAGGATACCCAAAGTATGACAACTTTGATGCAATAGAAGTTAGTAAAACCGCTGATATTCCTTATGATTATGATGGGATTATGGGAGTTCCAATTACATTCATTGATAAGCATA includes:
- a CDS encoding type II toxin-antitoxin system Phd/YefM family antitoxin, with product MNVTQARAKLFQLIANVNFNSEPITLTNSKGKNAVLIGEDDWNAIQETLYLNSIPGMYDSLKNGIETPLSECISEKDVEW
- a CDS encoding Txe/YoeB family addiction module toxin; amino-acid sequence: MYKIVYEKQAIKDIQNLKSAKLDGKAKELIEIVRKYPFQNPPPYEALVGNLSGLFSRRLNIQHRFVYQVYVERIVEDTIEYEGTVKIIRMWSHYENLK
- a CDS encoding carbon-nitrogen hydrolase family protein codes for the protein MSKIIIALLQLMPGNSLVENMHIGIAACHKAKNMGADIALFPEMWSSGYEIPKSVNELKSKAISKNDAFIHSFSDLAKELQMAIGITFLEKYEPLPRNSMCLFDRFGKELYTYAKVHTCVFGDEKNLMPGNDFYVSELDTEHGCVKIGSMICYDREFPESARILMLKGAEILLVPNACPMEINRISQLRARAFENMVGIATVNYPKGKPDCNGHSTAFDGIAYKIDEPYSRDTLIIEAGAEEGIYIATFNIEELRKYRSREVHGNAYRQPAKYKILLSEEKQEPFIRKDYRKSAN
- a CDS encoding DUF4917 family protein, yielding MKLQTYQQILDHLKKEKREKHLLMGNGFSIAYDPKIFSYNALSDFIKKSDNSLLIKLFEIVNTYNFEQIMQQLNMSKKIISVFDSKSQGLQEIDKSIELLKEALISAVKALHPEYVFSIPEEKSIACARFLSDYLGTNESIFTTNYDILLYWVLMRNEIPNCIDGFGRDLENDDGEYIPEEDREYSELRWGKHKDIQNIFYLHGALPIFDAGIDIIKEEYGGKYILDKIKMRMEKGNYPIFVTAGNGDEKLNHILHNHYLSFCYDKLSTIKGSLVTFGFNFGEYDEHIIRAINLAAKQDIRNCLRSVYIGVYSDDDKKHIEQIEHKFKCKVNIFDTKTANIWN
- a CDS encoding IS3 family transposase: MAGVSKKCYYEYLSGREKVNPDAELIQLIGSIQIQLDYTLGYRAMTRKLISMGYTINHKKVARIMRENSLNSVVRRKKYSPEVYARRKALKETVPANVLNRNFYSPIPRTIFVTDITYLYTSDGVYYLNIIEDLYNREVVAWKIGASPDSYLCIETVRLLSETVDLTDTIIHSDQGSSYTSYDYRDYLLSLGITQSCSDVGECWDNAAMESFNSILKTEGFYAKWTKKAFKECKISSSEVFEQVRNFILYYNNFRLKKDLGDLSPARFLEKFPLGKE
- a CDS encoding type III toxin-antitoxin system ToxN/AbiQ family toxin, with protein sequence MENKYIDYLSKFSEHLFQNAKITQSYSRKYIGILFEINGFKYFAPLSSFKPKHKRLSETIDFIKIGDMAVINLNNMFPVSDGIYSLKNPKTEKNLQYQTLLNNEIRIIRKKQELIINNAKSVYNHKLTNDSKSKLSQRCNDFKLLEIKCKEYSDLRKK
- a CDS encoding adenine-specific methyltransferase EcoRI family protein, encoding MAGNSNLKDSVRQKQDEFYTKLSLVENEMKHYRQHFKGKVVLCNCDDPYESNFFKYFAMNFNALGLKKLIATCYATSPIAQKELSLFPDLFDEPTEERASDHRKPYKVEISEVADYNNDGAVDLSDVEWLLTNKKNTRELLKGDGDFRSAECIELLKQADIVATNPPFSLFREYVAQLMKYDKKFIIVGNMNSVAYKEFFPLLADYKVWLGYNSGHFWFKVPSSYDEKSTDFKIDENGQKWRRMGNICFFTNLDIAKRHESMILFRNYTSSGYPKYDNFDAIEVSKTADIPYDYDGIMGVPITFIDKHNPEQFEILGLS